The following nucleotide sequence is from Bifidobacteriaceae bacterium.
GCCGGCGGTCGCGGAACCGCCTCACGGCGGGCTGGCGGGGCCGGCGCGGAAGGCGCGGCGTGGTCGCGCGCCGGGGCCCGGTGCGGCAACGGTGGCGCGGGTTCGACCGCGGCGACGGGGCGGAAGGTCTGATCGGCCGGATCGTGGGCGATTCGCTCCCGGCCCGCGGCGGCTCCCCTGACGGCGGCGGCGGCGTGGGCCACCGCGGCGGCCCTGGCCACCGCGTCGCCAACGGGCATGACTTTGGCGCGCGGGATTTTCGCGGCAATGCCGGTGCTCCCGGCACGGTTGGGCGCGTCCAGCGGCCCGCTCGCTAATTCGCGCGAAGCAGGCGGGACCTGGGGTTGGTCAGGCATGCGATCTGGCTTTCAGGGTTGGGCAGGCGCCAGACTGGTCCGGCCAGCCGGACGCCACATGGCGTTGGGACCATTCAACCAGCTATCGGAGCCGCCCAGGCGCCAAGTTAGCGGACTTCACCCACCGCAACGGGCACAAAACGGGGACGGTACCTATTTCCGGTAATGGGGACGGTACCTATTCCAGCCTCTCTCAGAAGCGCACCAGGGCCTCGACGTGCGGCATCACGAAGAGGGCGCCCGGATGGCGGGCCCATTCCATGAGGCCGGTGGCGGTCCTGGTCAGCGAGGTCTGGTCGGCCACGCCAAGGCCCGCCGCCAAGTCGACGAAGCGGCGCTCCGTCAAACGCTCGGCCCAACTCGCGGCCACCTCCGCCGCCGACTCGTAGCCCGGATAGGTCCAGGCCGAGCCGCTGATCGTGGCCTGACCAGCCAGGCCGGCCTCATCCAACCAGGCCACCAGGCGGCGGCCGGCGTCCACTTCCGTTCCGCCGGCCCGTGCTATCAGCTGATACGCCTCCCGCCATGATTCCCAGGCTGTCGCCTCGGGATACCAGAAGGCGGCACCGTAATCGCCTTCCCTGAGGGACAGCCAGCCGCCGGGCCGCACCAGAAGCGCCAGGTTCCGAATCGCCATGACCGGATCCGGCAAGTGGTGGAGAACCTGGTGAACGTGAACCAGGTCGAAGCTGCGGGCGGGGTGGCCCAAAGAATAGACGTCCCCGACCTCAAACGTCAGGTTGCCGGGGCGGTCGGGTTCCGCCTGGGCTTGGAGGACGGCATCGGCGGAAGCGTCCACGCCGATCACCTCCCCGGGCGCCACCCGTGCCGCCAAGTCGCGGGTCAGAGTGCCGGACGCCGACCCGAGGTCCAGCACCCGGAGGCCCGGTCGCAGCACCCCGGCCACATGGCCGGCCGAATTGGCGACATTTCGGCGGGCGTGCGCTTTCGTGGCGCCCGACCCGTGCCCGTGGATGTATTCGCTCACAACGGCCACCTTACTAAGCCAAGGCGTGTCCAGCCTTGGGGACGGTCCCTTTCGTCTAAGACGGCGGAGACACACGTCGATCGGAGCGCGACGGGCGGCCTAGGACTCTAGGGTTGAGGGCGTGCTGATTGAGCGTCTGGGGTTCGCGCCTGGCGAAGGGGCGGCCGCCGCCGCGACCGCCGAGGCCTTTGACGCCTTCACCGAGTGGGCCGGCGAGCAGGGGCTGGAGTTGTACCCGCACCAGGAGGACGCCCTGTTAGCCCTGGCCGCCGGGGAACACGTCATCTTGGGGACGCCCACCGGTTCCGGGAAATCGCTGGTCGCGGCCGGGGCGCTGGCATTCGGGCTGGCGAGGGGACGGCGCGGGGTTTACACGGCGCCCGTCAAGGCGCTGGTGAGCGAGAAGTTCTTCGACCTGATCGGGCTGTTCGGCACGGCCAACGTGGGGTTGATGACGGGAGACGCGGCCGTCAACACCGACGCGCCGATCATCTGCTGCACGGCCGAGGTGCTGGCGAACCAGGCGCTGCGCCACGGCGCCCGAACCCCCTTCGACGTGGTCGTGATGGACGAGTTCCACTTCTACGGCGACCCCGACCGGGGCTGGGCCTGGCAGGTGCCGCTCCTGGAAATGCCCCGCGCGCAGTTCCT
It contains:
- a CDS encoding class I SAM-dependent methyltransferase → MSEYIHGHGSGATKAHARRNVANSAGHVAGVLRPGLRVLDLGSASGTLTRDLAARVAPGEVIGVDASADAVLQAQAEPDRPGNLTFEVGDVYSLGHPARSFDLVHVHQVLHHLPDPVMAIRNLALLVRPGGWLSLREGDYGAAFWYPEATAWESWREAYQLIARAGGTEVDAGRRLVAWLDEAGLAGQATISGSAWTYPGYESAAEVAASWAERLTERRFVDLAAGLGVADQTSLTRTATGLMEWARHPGALFVMPHVEALVRF